One genomic window of Leptospira paudalimensis includes the following:
- a CDS encoding zinc-dependent alcohol dehydrogenase — MLRLVFRKKGILEWEEVETPTITGENQALVEPIAIARCDLDLPIVRGETLFRAPFPVGHEFVGRIKTLSDELIGQFQIGSVVAIPFQISCGTCPACLSIHTNSCETVPYTSAYGMPPGAHNVGGAISELIKVPYAKQMLLPMDPNINPVGIASFSDNIAEVWKLAGRFLERKKDPKTLVVGGNAGSIGLYTALYLHQTKKAEVLYVDTDRSRIELATSLGISVNHVTTFPKPSEKFDLVCDASATKEGWEFATRSMGKNAILSSASIFWTNRFEIPYLEMYNQGAEIHIGRVESLDSMKALYPEIQNGMFTPEKIVTKIVSFAEAKEAWLEESIKLVVTR; from the coding sequence ATGTTACGACTAGTCTTTCGAAAAAAAGGAATCCTTGAATGGGAAGAAGTAGAAACACCTACTATCACTGGTGAAAACCAAGCGCTAGTGGAACCCATCGCCATTGCTCGTTGTGATTTGGATTTACCCATCGTGCGGGGAGAAACATTATTCCGTGCACCATTTCCCGTAGGACATGAGTTTGTTGGTCGTATCAAAACTCTATCGGACGAACTCATTGGACAATTCCAAATTGGATCAGTGGTTGCGATTCCTTTCCAAATCTCTTGTGGAACCTGTCCTGCGTGTTTATCGATTCATACCAATTCATGTGAAACAGTTCCTTATACTTCCGCTTATGGAATGCCACCTGGTGCTCACAATGTAGGTGGTGCAATTTCAGAACTCATCAAAGTTCCATACGCAAAACAAATGTTACTTCCTATGGATCCTAACATTAACCCAGTTGGCATTGCAAGTTTCAGTGATAATATTGCCGAAGTTTGGAAGTTGGCAGGTAGATTTTTAGAACGAAAAAAAGATCCTAAAACACTAGTGGTTGGTGGGAACGCGGGTAGTATTGGACTTTACACAGCTCTTTACCTCCACCAAACAAAAAAAGCTGAAGTGCTCTATGTGGACACTGACCGCAGTAGAATCGAACTTGCTACATCACTAGGAATCTCAGTGAATCATGTAACGACATTCCCAAAACCAAGTGAAAAGTTTGATTTGGTTTGTGATGCTTCTGCCACAAAAGAAGGTTGGGAATTTGCCACTCGTTCCATGGGAAAAAATGCAATCCTCAGTTCAGCATCGATCTTTTGGACCAATCGTTTTGAAATTCCATATTTGGAGATGTACAATCAAGGTGCGGAAATCCATATCGGCAGAGTGGAATCACTCGATTCTATGAAAGCACTTTACCCCGAAATCCAAAATGGAATGTTTACACCTGAAAAAATTGTCACAAAAATTGTTTCCTTTGCAGAAGCAAAAGAAGCATGGTTGGAAGAATCAATCAAACTGGTGGTAACTCGTTGA
- a CDS encoding GAF domain-containing sensor histidine kinase → MQIIPENEIARLLQLAELNLDYVSLKEEFNGLAELAARITGTPISHINLIDALHQWTIGDFGFPSTLTPREETVCQFTILNNSHLEVKDLRSDPRFQEKGFVTQSPYFKYYYGIPIDLKGYNIGSLCVIDTEDNSISPDKINLLEIIAKEVKERIKHKNTIHLITEKNLKLLRNYKMLAHDIRSPIGGISGLADIILQEEHIDMMEYLSNMKLIKESSDSVLNLVNDLMSEFTDESTLNNDITIKDFTEQLLNLFHAQAQTKQVTINVNINPTLSTRKIPKNKFFQMIGNLVSNSLKFSPMKSEIQIHFEIMKSEKQIFVIRIKDFGIGMTADQIKDVFSDKVNSTYGTAGEVGNGFGIHFVKLIVEELKGTFSVTSEVGKGSEWIINLPIANP, encoded by the coding sequence ATGCAAATCATTCCCGAAAATGAAATCGCTCGCTTACTCCAATTAGCAGAATTAAACTTAGACTATGTTTCTTTAAAAGAGGAATTTAATGGACTTGCGGAATTGGCAGCAAGGATCACTGGAACACCCATTTCCCATATCAATCTGATTGATGCATTACACCAGTGGACAATTGGTGATTTTGGATTTCCCTCTACTCTCACTCCAAGAGAAGAAACTGTATGCCAATTTACGATCTTAAACAATTCACATCTAGAAGTAAAAGACCTAAGGTCAGACCCAAGGTTCCAAGAGAAAGGATTTGTCACTCAAAGTCCTTACTTTAAATACTATTATGGAATTCCAATTGATTTAAAAGGATATAATATAGGATCTCTCTGCGTAATCGATACAGAGGATAACTCAATTTCTCCAGATAAAATTAATCTTTTAGAAATCATCGCAAAAGAAGTGAAGGAGCGTATCAAACACAAAAACACCATTCATCTAATAACAGAAAAAAATCTCAAATTATTGAGAAATTATAAAATGTTAGCACATGATATTCGAAGCCCCATCGGTGGTATATCGGGTTTGGCTGATATCATCCTCCAAGAAGAACATATAGACATGATGGAATATCTTTCGAATATGAAATTGATTAAGGAAAGTAGTGATTCTGTTTTAAATTTGGTAAATGATCTAATGAGTGAATTTACGGATGAAAGTACACTTAACAATGATATCACGATAAAGGATTTTACCGAACAATTGTTAAATTTATTTCATGCACAGGCTCAAACGAAACAAGTTACCATCAATGTAAACATAAATCCCACTCTATCTACAAGGAAAATTCCGAAAAATAAATTCTTTCAAATGATTGGGAACCTAGTTTCAAATTCACTTAAGTTTTCACCAATGAAAAGTGAGATACAAATTCATTTTGAAATCATGAAATCCGAAAAACAAATATTTGTGATACGAATCAAAGATTTTGGAATCGGAATGACAGCGGATCAAATCAAAGACGTATTTTCAGACAAAGTAAATTCTACCTATGGTACTGCGGGTGAAGTGGGGAACGGATTTGGGATCCATTTTGTTAAATTAATTGTCGAGGAATTGAAAGGCACATTTTCAGTCACTTCTGAAGTTGGAAAGGGAAGTGAATGGATCATCAACTTGCCTATTGCCAATCCTTAA
- a CDS encoding LOG family protein: protein MALIQHIAIYCGSSSGLNPSYHKEAFHLGEILAKHQMGIVYGGASVGLMGAVANGCLENHGKVIGVIPTFLKRKEIEHMGLSELIQVESMHERKRIMFERSDAFLVLPGGFGTMEEFFEVVTWSQLGLHNKPIVLLNWNEFYDSLVQMFHTMVDSGFLKKENMDLVIVLRESKDLLTHLQNYSPSKTEKWLSEDSI, encoded by the coding sequence ATGGCTCTGATACAACACATCGCAATTTACTGTGGTTCCTCTTCTGGACTTAACCCTTCCTATCACAAAGAAGCTTTCCATTTGGGTGAAATTCTTGCAAAACACCAAATGGGAATTGTGTATGGTGGTGCGAGTGTCGGACTAATGGGAGCTGTGGCAAACGGTTGTTTGGAGAACCATGGTAAGGTCATCGGTGTGATCCCAACGTTTCTGAAACGAAAGGAAATAGAACATATGGGACTTTCAGAACTCATCCAAGTGGAATCGATGCACGAAAGGAAACGAATTATGTTTGAACGTTCGGATGCTTTTCTCGTGTTACCTGGTGGTTTTGGAACCATGGAAGAGTTTTTTGAAGTGGTCACTTGGTCACAACTGGGACTTCACAACAAACCCATTGTATTATTGAATTGGAATGAGTTTTATGACTCACTTGTCCAAATGTTCCACACGATGGTGGATTCTGGTTTTTTAAAAAAGGAAAATATGGATCTCGTGATTGTCCTAAGGGAATCCAAGGACTTACTCACTCATTTGCAGAACTATTCTCCGTCTAAGACAGAGAAATGGTTGTCGGAAGATTCCATCTAA
- a CDS encoding DUF4846 domain-containing protein: MKLEFGLKFNLDLRYGFCFLIPFLLVAPIFSESIQERLTPPNGYSRITYPKESFSTYLQNFPLKPKGSPVFLYNGNKKQNQVHEAVLDFPLLETDLIQCADAVMKLRAEYLYSRKEWEKINFTISNGMLVPFSRFVKGDRVVVKGNKTSWKKRIAKKGTNRDVFEVYLKFIYSYAGTISLQSELKKKQLKNLEPGDVWIQAGSPGHVVMVVDKAQSKEGNTLFLLAQSYMPSQEMHILKNTTTNSPWFSLPQGEFFQTPEWEFMANALYGFRK; encoded by the coding sequence TTGAAATTGGAATTTGGACTAAAATTCAATTTAGATTTGCGATACGGATTTTGTTTCCTTATCCCTTTTCTTTTAGTTGCACCAATTTTTTCTGAATCCATACAAGAACGTTTAACGCCACCTAACGGATACAGTCGAATCACTTACCCAAAAGAAAGTTTTTCTACTTACCTACAAAACTTTCCATTAAAACCTAAAGGAAGCCCTGTGTTTTTGTACAATGGAAATAAAAAACAAAACCAAGTCCATGAAGCTGTGTTAGATTTTCCCTTACTGGAAACAGACCTCATCCAATGTGCTGATGCGGTCATGAAACTTCGGGCAGAGTATCTATATTCGCGAAAGGAATGGGAGAAAATCAATTTTACCATCAGCAATGGAATGTTAGTTCCCTTTTCTAGATTTGTAAAAGGTGACCGAGTGGTTGTGAAGGGAAATAAAACTAGTTGGAAAAAAAGGATTGCAAAAAAAGGAACTAACCGCGATGTGTTCGAAGTTTATTTAAAATTTATTTATAGTTATGCGGGAACCATTTCACTCCAATCAGAACTTAAGAAAAAACAACTCAAAAATTTGGAACCGGGGGATGTATGGATCCAAGCAGGTTCGCCTGGGCATGTGGTGATGGTTGTAGACAAGGCCCAATCAAAAGAGGGAAATACTTTATTTCTGTTAGCGCAGAGTTATATGCCTTCCCAGGAAATGCATATTTTAAAAAATACTACAACCAACTCTCCATGGTTTTCCTTACCACAAGGAGAATTTTTTCAAACACCTGAATGGGAATTTATGGCTAATGCCTTATACGGTTTTCGTAAATAA